CGGCGTTGTTGGAACGCCTGCGTCAGGAACACCGGGATCTGGATTCGGCCATCGAGGCTCTGACCTCCGTGACCGGCTCCGACGTGTTGCAGATTCAGCGGCTGAAGAAGCGCAAACTGCAGCTCAAGGACCGCATATCACATCTTGAGGATCAGCTGTTTCCAGACATCATCGCGTGATCGCGCGGCGGCGTCCGCAGCGCGGCGTGGCTCAGAGCTGCCGGCTGAGGTTTTCCGCGAACGACAGGATGTGCGCGCGCATCACCGCCTCCGCGCCTTCTGCGTCGCGGGCGGAAATGGCGGCGACGATGCCGGCATGCTCCTCCACCACCCGTGCGTGGTGCTGGTGTTCGCGCAGGGAGAGGAACCACACCCGCTGCGAGCGGTCGTGCAGGTTGCTCAGGATGTCGCTCAGGACCGCATTGCCGGCCGCGCTGGCGAGCGCCGCGTGGAAACGCCGGTCGAGCACCATGAGCGTCTCGATGTCGCTGTCGCGGGCCGCCTTGTGGCTTTGGTCGAGTGTGTCGTTGAGGACGCCGAGCACCGCCTGGTCCGCCCGCTCGGCGGCGAGCCGCGCGCAGAAGCCCTCGTTGAGGAGGCGCACGTGCACCATGTCGCGGATCTCGTCGGCGGTGATGGGGCGCACGATGATGCCCTTGCGCGGCAGCACCTCCACGAGCCCGTCCCGCATGAGCCGGTCGAAGGCCTGTCGCACGGGCGTGCGCCCGAGGCTCAGGGAGGACGAGACGACCGCCTCGCTCAGCGCCTCTCCCGGCCGGTAGAGGCCGCGGATGATGCGCTGCTTGATGATGTCATAGGCTTCTTC
The Azorhizobium caulinodans ORS 571 genome window above contains:
- a CDS encoding GntR family transcriptional regulator — protein: MLERGASFRSLEAEAAPRSLREEAYDIIKQRIIRGLYRPGEALSEAVVSSSLSLGRTPVRQAFDRLMRDGLVEVLPRKGIIVRPITADEIRDMVHVRLLNEGFCARLAAERADQAVLGVLNDTLDQSHKAARDSDIETLMVLDRRFHAALASAAGNAVLSDILSNLHDRSQRVWFLSLREHQHHARVVEEHAGIVAAISARDAEGAEAVMRAHILSFAENLSRQL
- a CDS encoding YdcH family protein, which encodes MTSEDERELTALLERLRQEHRDLDSAIEALTSVTGSDVLQIQRLKKRKLQLKDRISHLEDQLFPDIIA